In Gossypium arboreum isolate Shixiya-1 chromosome 5, ASM2569848v2, whole genome shotgun sequence, a single genomic region encodes these proteins:
- the LOC108453045 gene encoding uncharacterized protein LOC108453045, with translation MAIAGLHNVSVLENSFLRESQSQTSRRRENGRTRASSLLQMWRELEDEHVVSHAQESASERMLHTRSDDLSVTDLSDSRNSEHSGVSDDASVSENEFGQWLPDRFGLQSRNGDSSNLSCEHSSDLGEVERERVRQIFREWMNSGGRDRTSNVSCRNNSSRAQWLGETEQERVRIIREWMQMNSQQRGACVDSREDQAADVGAQIDRVLDGLVINQNEGRTELVRRGIRKLCGRQALLDMLKKTERERQTELQGLLEHRAVSNFAHRNRIQSLLRGRFLRNDRMGEGNRSTSIAASELGLLRQKQTVSGLREGFFSRLDNSGSGPASSNHSDTSSNADTNANRNEQNQVNNSEHENEQTDNQMFLHGITDLGDDVEDVRWQEPSARVEEWRERICGSVAREWQWSFSDESNESREAIGEILDGDWQENLANESSLETLPNEAGEHSNLQEADETSYEHSPQNDRENLEGNPAVQIDGQESASLVELWQEEDQETAEADWQEAGVEYNESMDGNEEASERHHEDGGLRGTAQDWMEGSYNQEPVTIRRTDTFYFPDDDNVHSMELRELLSRRSVSTLLRSGFRESLDQLIQSYVERQNHAPVDWELEGTSPSPASLEQDLEQQSGDQNDGHGDAETPPLTLPSPRMPPMQPLWDQDSHHYNWASHAVHQRFGIEWEVINDLRIDMARMQQRMNNMQRMLEACMDMQLEIQRSIRQEVSAALNRSAGSQGVIDDNLPKDASNWDNVRKGICCICCEGNIDSLLYRCGHMCTCSKCANELVHVGGKCPMCRAPVVEVIRAYSIL, from the exons ATGGCTATTGCTGGTCTACACAATGTTTCTGTGCTTGAAAATTCCTTCCTAAGGGAGTCTCAGTCACAAACATCAAGAAGGCGGGAAAATGGTAGGACCCGGGCATCCTCTCTCCTGCAGATGTGGCGGGAGCTTGAGGATGAGCATGTGGTGAGTCATGCTCAAGAGAGTGCTAGTGAAAGAATGCTCCATACAAGGAGTGATGACCTCTCGGTGACTGATCTTTCTGATAGCCGAAATAGTGAACATAGTGGTGTTTCAGATGATGCGAGTGTGAGTGAGAATGAGTTTGGACAGTGGTTGCCAGATCGATTTGGGTTGCAGAGTAGGAATGGAGATTCAAGTAATCTTAGTTGTGAACATTCATCTGATTTGGGGGAAGTTGAAAGGGAAAGGGTAAGGCAAATTTTTCGGGAGTGGATGAACAGTGGTGGCAGGGATCGTACATCTAATGTTTCTTGTAGAAACAACAGTTCAAGAGCCCAGTGGCTTGGTGAAACTGAGCAAGAAAGGGTCAGAATTATAAGGGAGTGGATGCAAATGAATAGCCAGCAGAGAGGTGCTTGTGTTGACAGTAGAGAAGACCAAGCTGCTGATGTTGGTGCTCAAATTGATCGAGTTCTTGATGGATTGGTGATTAATCAGAATGAAGGCCGAACTGAGCTTGTCCGTAGGGGCATTCGTAAATTATGTGGCCGGCAGGCTTTGCTTGATATGCTTAAAAAGACTGAGAGAGAAAGGCAAACTGAGCTCCAGGGGTTGTTGGAGCATCGAGCTGTATCAAATTTTGCCCATCGCAACCGTATTCAG TCATTGCTGAGAGGTAGATTCCTGAGAAATGACAGAATGGGTGAGGGTAACAGATCTACCTCTATTGCAGCCAGCGAATTAGGCTTATTAAGACAAAAGCAAACTGTATCTGGTCTAAG GGAAGGGTTTTTCTCCAGACTGGATAATTCTGGTTCTGGTCCTGCTAGCAGTAATCATTCCGATACATCATCTAATGCTGATACTAATGCTAATAGAAATGAGCAAAACCAAGTAAATAACTCTGAACATGAGAATGAGCAAACAGACAACCAAATGTTTTTGCATGGTATAACTGATTTAGGGGATGATGTTGAAGATGTACGTTGGCAGGAACCCTCTGCTCGGGTAGAAGAGTGGCGGGAACGAATTTGTGGGAGTGTTGCTAGAGAGTGGCAGTGGTCTTTCAGTGATGAGTCTAATGAGAGCAGGGAAGCTATTGGAGAAATCTTGGATGGGGACTGGCAAGAAAATCTTGCCAATGAATCGTCCCTTGAAACTTTGCCGAATGAAGCTGGAGAACATTCTAACCTACAAGAAGCTGATGAAACATCTTATGAACATTCTCCCCAAAATGACAGAGAAAATTTGGAAGGCAATCCAGCTGTACAGATTGATGGGCAAGAATCTGCTTCTCTAGTTGAACTATGGCAGGAAGAGGATCAAGAAACTGCAGAAGCAGACTGGCAGGAAGCTGGCGTTGAGTATAATGAGTCCATGGATGGTAATGAAGAAGCCTCTGAGAGGCACCATGAAGATGGAGGCTTGCGCGGGACTGCACAGGATTGGATGGAAGGGTCTTACAATCAAGAACCTGTTACTATCAGAAGAACAGATACATTTTATTTTCCTGATGATGATAATGTACACAGCATGGAACTGAGGGAACTGTTAAGCAG GAGAAGTGTGTCTACTCTTCTTCGTAGTGGTTTCCGTGAGAGTCTTGACCAGTTGATACAATCATATGTGGAAAGGCAAAATCATGCTCCTGTTGACTGGGAGTTGGAAGGAACATCTCCGTCTCCTGCATCTCTTGAGCAAGACCTAGAACAGCAAAGTGGGGATCAGAATGATGGCCACGGGGATGCTGAGACTCCTCCACTCACCCTTCCTTCACCCAGGATGCCGCCTATGCAACCACTCTGGGATCAGGATTCACACCATTATAATTGGGCATCACATGCTGTGCATCAACGCTTTGGCATT GAGTGGGAGGTCATTAACGATTTGAGGATTGACATGGCTAGGATGCAACAAAGGATGAATAATATGCAGAGGATGCTGGAGGCTTGTATGGATATGCAACTTGAGATACAGCGGTCAATAAGACAAGAAGTTTCTGCTGCCCTTAACCGTTCAGCTGGTTCACAAG GGGTGATTGACGACAACTTGCCGAAGGATGCTTCTAACTGGGACAATGTCAGGAAAGGCATCTGTTGTATATGCTGTGAAGGCAACATTGATTCATTGCTGTACAG ATGTGGGCACATGTGCACGTGCTCAAAATGTGCCAATGAGCTGGTCCATGTTGGAGGAAAATGTCCAATGTGTCGGGCACCGGTAGTTGAGGTCATTCGTGCCTACTCAATCCTTTAA
- the LOC108452317 gene encoding uncharacterized protein At1g08160-like, which yields MAGNTSVAAQQQPRRQFSLVRCVATCLLALIVLVGLAVLIAWLVISPKKLVYTLENGSVQNFNLTNNHLNATFYFVLRAFNRNRRISVYYDYIESTVTYEDQTLAFNTVDPFFQPHRNVSRIKPKLVALNLAMSPSTSKDLMIEKASKEIQVDVHFKARIRLKVGTWKSNRRTLRIVCYSVTVHLSWYKHFDRVPCEAEL from the coding sequence ATGGCAGGCAATACAAGTGTTGCAGCACAACAACAGCCGAGAAGACAATTTAGCCTAGTAAGATGCGTGGCCACTTGCTTGCTAGCCCTTATAGTTCTTGTCGGTCTAGCCGTGCTGATCGCTTGGCTAGTCATTAGTCCAAAAAAGTTGGTTTACACACTTGAAAATGGTTCAGTCCAAAATTTCAACCTAACCAATAACCATCTCAATGCCACATTCTATTTTGTTCTTAGGGCATTTAACCGTAACCGCAGAATCTCTGTCTACTACGATTACATTGAGTCCACAGTAACATACGAAGATCAAACCCTGGCGTTCAACACCGTCGATCCCTTCTTCCAACCTCATAGGAATGTGAGCCGAATCAAGCCGAAACTCGTGGCTTTAAATTTGGCAATGTCACCATCAACATCTAAGGATCTCATGATCGAGAAAGCATCAAAGGAGATTCAAGTTGATGTTCATTTTAAGGCAAGGATTCGGCTTAAGGTAGGTACTTGGAAGTCCAATCGTCGTACTCTGAGGATTGTTTGTTACTCAGTAACGGTGCATTTGTCTTGGTACAAACATTTTGACAGGGTACCATGTGAAGCAGAACTTTAG
- the LOC108453046 gene encoding RING-H2 finger protein ATL57-like — MKPYNRKLFLYYDSPYSSSTTSFPPLHFPNTTNATSSPPSSSKKSPPYNPPFDSAMALTCVVLLTVLFFMGFFSIFIRRFSEDPSAHLSRRRRYRGGPHDPFPFPSDFHLVSASRKGLDPTTIRSLPVYSYRGNAKYQIDCPVCLSEFEENQCLKTIPHCEHVFHVECIDTWLASHVSCPVCRGTRLLEITNVGGDGGSSELGDLQETVDQSPAVEISETCMVMEPESKIRRASSCSSLEQRATLPRTLSF; from the coding sequence ATGAAACCCTACAACCGGAAACTCTTCCTCTACTATGACTCTCCTTACTCCTCCTCCACCACCTCATTTCCACCCCTCCACTTCCCCAACACCACTAACGCCACCTCATCTCCGCCGTCCTCATCTAAAAAGTCACCTCCCTACAACCCTCCTTTTGATTCCGCCATGGCTCTTACTTGCGTCGTTCTCCTCACTGTGCTCTTCTTCATGGGCTTTTTCTCTATCTTCATTCGTCGTTTCTCGGAAGACCCATCGGCCCATCTATCTCGTAGAAGACGTTACCGTGGTGGCCCCCATGACCCATTTCCATTCCCCTCTGATTTTCATCTTGTCTCGGCTTCACGCAAAGGACTTGACCCGACGACCATTCGGTCATTGCCCGTATATTCTTACCGTGGGAATGCCAAGTATCAGATAGATTGCCCCGTTTGTCTGAGCGAGTTTGAAGAGAATCAATGTCTTAAAACGATACCGCATTGCGAACATGTTTTCCACGTCGAATGCATTGACACGTGGCTAGCTTCCCATGTCTCCTGTCCCGTTTGTAGAGGGACCCGGTTGTTGGAGATCACGAACGTCGGCGGCGACGGCGGTAGCAGTGAATTGGGTGATCTGCAGGAGACAGTTGATCAGTCACCTGCGGTTGAGATCAGTGAAACGTGTATGGTGATGGAACCAGAATCAAAGATTAGGAGAGCAAGTAGCTGTTCAAGTTTGGAGCAACGCGCCACGTTGCCGCGAACATTGAGTTTTTGA